A part of Saccopteryx bilineata isolate mSacBil1 chromosome 12, mSacBil1_pri_phased_curated, whole genome shotgun sequence genomic DNA contains:
- the LOC136316203 gene encoding calcium homeostasis modulator protein 6-like: METFRRMLEHTTKHHYALGQGLVTLLTVGGERIFSTVVFECPCSAKWNEVYGLVFLLVPALVLFLLSYVVRGRTWRLLTRCCARDTGTGTGGSNEPDARTCCGRGQSWFPVCALLFGESALAPLTWVAVALLGGSFYECAASGSGVVARFLCQGDNNSTCMDQLPLVPCKKAPEPAEQVLLKKLRAQSQIIGWILIAAVIILFLIITSITRCLSPVSYMQLKFWKIYMEQEQKIFKSEATEHAAELAKENVECFFKNTKPKECFTPSMDDWQQISSLHNFTAKTMKQYYSPLHKYADGKGKSHSTKSSEQNKTGPDPHSADSSV, translated from the exons ATGGAGACGTTCCGGAGGATGCTGGAACACACCACCAAACACCACTACGCCCTGGGCCAGGGTCTGGTGACTCTGCTGACTGTGGGCGGGGAGCGCATCTTCTCTACGGTGGTGTTCGAGTGCCCATGCAGCGCCAAGTGGAACGAGGTTTACGGCCTGGTGTTCCTGCTGGTACCCGCGCTGGTGCTTTTCCTCCTGAGTTACGTGGTTAGAGGTCGCACATGGCGCCTGCTGACCCGCTGCTGCGCGCGGGACACCGGCACCGGAACCGGCGGCAGCAACGAGCCGGATGCCCGCACCTGCTGCGGCCGGGGGCAGAGCTGGTTCCCGGTGTGCGCGCTGCTCTTCGGGGAGTCAGCGCTCGCGCCCCTCACCTGGGTGGCCGTGGCGCTGCTCGGGGGCTCTTTCTACGAGTGCGCCGCCAGCGGGAGCGGCGTCGTGGCGCGGTTCCTGTGCCAGGGTGACAACAACTCCACCTGTATGGACCAGCTGCCGCTGGTGCCCTGCAAGAAAGCCCCAGAACCTGCAGAGCAGGTCCTCCTGAAGAAACTCAGGGCCCAGTCTCAG ATAATAGGCTGGATCCTGATAGCAGCTGTTATCATCTTGTTTCTGATTATTACATCCATCACCCGATGCCTATCTCCAGTAAGTTATATGCAGCTGAAATTTTGGAAAATCTATATGGAACAGGAGCAGAAGATTTTCAAAAGTGAAGCCACAGAACATGCAGCCGAATTGGCAAAAGAGAATGTTGAATGTTTCTTTAAGAATACAAAGCCAAAGGAATGCTTTACTCCAAGCATGGATGACTGGCAGCAGATTTCTTCACTACATAATTTCACTGCAAAGACTATGAAACAGTACTACAGCCCGTTGCACAAATACGCTGATGGAAAAGGGAAGAGTCACAGTACCAAATCTtctgaacaaaacaaaacgggtCCTGATCCTCACTCTGCAGATTCTTCTGTGTGA
- the LOC136316301 gene encoding calcium homeostasis modulator protein 6-like, translating to MQKFLGLITRHHRALGYGLGTLLTAGGEPIFSTVLFQCPCSATWNLPYGLVLLLVPALLLFLLTYVIRARSWRPLTCCCARGDGTGSDTGGSGEPDARTCCGRERSGLQVWARLSGPAALAPLTWVAVALLGGAFYECGASGSGVVARFLCQGRDSSCMDQLPLVPCKKAPEPAVQDLLMELRAQSQIMGWMLIAAGIIFFLFITSVTRCQSPGNYMQWKFSKIYMEQEDKIFKREAPKHATKLAKRHVKYFFENADPKAKEGFTPTREDWQQISPTYSFNVKTKNQYYSLLHKYAYGNGRSHCNQSSEGDRVNPVLKFVDTPGLDTASGIDTTSCINTTCRGSTCTEV from the exons ATGCAGAAGTTCCTGGGTTTGATCACCAGGCACCACCGTGCGCTGGGCTATGGTCTGGGGACTCTGCTGACTGCGGGCGGGGAGCCCATCTTCTCCACCGTGCTGTTCCAGTGCCCCTGCAGCGCCACTTGGAACCTGCCCTACGGCCTGGTGCTCCTGCTGGTCCCCGCGCTGCTGCTCTTCCTCCTGACCTACGTGATTAGAGCTCGCTCGTGGCGCCCCCTGACCTGCTGCTGCGCGCGAGGCGACGGCACCGGCTCCGACACCGGCGGCAGCGGCGAGCCGGACGCCCGCACCTGCTGCGGCCGGGAACGGAGCGGGCTCCAGGTGTGGGCGCGGCTCAGCGGGCCGGCTGCGCTCGCGCCCCTCACCTGGGTGGCCGTGGCGCTGCTCGGGGGCGCCTTCTACGAGTGCGGCGCCAGCGGAAGCGGCGTCGTGGCGCGGTTCCTGTGCCAGGGCCGCGACTCTAGCTGTATGGACCAGCTGCCGCTGGTGCCCTGCAAGAAAGCCCCAGAGCCCGCGGTGCAGGACCTCCTGATGGAACTCAGGGCCCAGTCGCAG atAATGGGCTGGATGCTAATAGCAGCTGGTATCATCTTCTTTCTATTTATTACATCTGTCACGCGATGCCAGTCTCCAGGAAATTATATGCAGTGGAAATTTTCAAAAATCTATATGGAACAGGAAGATAAGATTTTCAAAAGAGAAGCCCCCAAACATGCAACCAAATTGGCAAAGAGACATGTTAAATATTTCTTTGAGAATGCAgatccaaaggcaaaggaaggctTTACCCCAACCAGAGAAGACTGGCAGCAGATTTCACCAACATACAGTTTCAATGTAAAGACAAAGAACCAGTATTACAGCCTGTTGCACAAATATGCTTACGGAAACGGGAGGAGTCACTGTAATCAATCATCTGAAGGAGATAGAGTGAATCCTGTTCTTAAATTTGTAGATACTCCTGGTTTAGACACCGCGTCCGGTATAGACACCACTTCCTGTATAAACACCACTTGCAGAGGAAGCACCTGTACTGAAGTGTGA